One part of the bacterium genome encodes these proteins:
- a CDS encoding ABC transporter substrate-binding protein yields MTMRPKKLLAIAVLLIFAASSSFAAPSPTESMKSTIDFVIATLADKSKPKSARRAIVIEKVRSKFDFNTMSQFVLSTTWRKVNETQKKAFIEKFSSTLEQTYASRIEEYSSETVKYLGEEIRGDKAKLDTAIISQGKDIPITYKLLLAGDNWLIYDVVIEGVSLARNYNATYGEIIHKEGFDNLLRRMDEKLAQRAEEKKK; encoded by the coding sequence ATGACCATGCGCCCCAAAAAACTGCTCGCAATCGCCGTTCTTCTGATCTTCGCGGCCTCTTCCTCCTTCGCGGCGCCCTCGCCCACCGAGTCGATGAAATCCACCATCGATTTCGTCATCGCGACCCTGGCCGACAAATCCAAACCGAAATCGGCGAGAAGGGCGATCGTCATCGAGAAGGTGCGCTCGAAGTTCGATTTCAACACCATGAGCCAGTTCGTCCTCTCCACCACGTGGAGAAAGGTCAACGAAACCCAGAAGAAGGCGTTTATAGAGAAGTTCAGCTCCACCCTCGAACAGACCTACGCCAGCAGGATAGAGGAGTATTCGAGCGAGACTGTCAAGTACCTCGGCGAAGAGATACGCGGCGACAAGGCGAAGCTCGACACCGCGATAATTTCGCAGGGCAAGGACATTCCCATCACTTACAAGCTGCTTTTGGCGGGGGATAACTGGCTCATCTACGACGTGGTGATCGAGGGAGTGAGCCTCGCCCGGAATTACAACGCGACCTACGGAGAGATAATCCACAAGGAGGGGTTCGACAACCTCCTCAGGAGGATGGACGAAAAGCTGGCGCAAAGGGCCGAGGAAAAGAAAAAATGA
- a CDS encoding VacJ family lipoprotein: protein MIRRKNLFLFLFIIASLALAGCASGKKSSRCDNPGPLSAQQSPAPADEGVAAPQGDEGDFEDPFASKEEDSGEYANDIHDPIEPLNRVFFAFNDKFYFYVAKPIAKGWRKAMPEKARIGIGNVMTNFLMPIRLVNNILQFDILGAGEEITRFLANSTVGLGGWFDLAAKNGLPLDEEDFGQTLGEYGVGHGFYLVVPFLGPSSLRDTVGDSLDFYLHPFNYAVVEGNPGEEIIALKAAKIENTLSLDKDTYEKVVKESIDPYLFMRNAYFQLRESCQKK from the coding sequence ATGATTCGGCGCAAAAACCTTTTTCTTTTTCTCTTTATAATTGCTTCCCTGGCTCTGGCTGGCTGCGCTTCGGGGAAAAAATCCTCCCGTTGCGACAACCCCGGGCCCCTTTCGGCCCAGCAAAGTCCGGCCCCGGCCGACGAAGGCGTAGCTGCGCCGCAGGGCGACGAGGGCGATTTTGAAGATCCCTTCGCCAGCAAGGAGGAGGATTCCGGCGAATACGCCAACGACATACACGACCCCATAGAGCCTCTGAACCGTGTGTTTTTCGCCTTCAACGACAAGTTTTATTTTTACGTGGCCAAGCCCATAGCCAAAGGGTGGCGAAAAGCGATGCCGGAGAAAGCGAGAATCGGCATAGGCAACGTGATGACCAACTTCCTGATGCCGATAAGGCTGGTGAACAACATCCTGCAGTTCGACATCCTCGGCGCTGGCGAGGAGATTACCAGGTTTCTGGCGAATTCGACGGTCGGCCTCGGAGGGTGGTTCGATCTGGCGGCCAAAAACGGCCTTCCCCTCGATGAGGAGGATTTCGGCCAGACGCTCGGGGAATACGGCGTGGGCCACGGCTTTTACCTGGTCGTCCCTTTCCTCGGGCCCTCCAGCCTTCGCGACACGGTGGGCGATTCTCTGGATTTCTACCTCCATCCGTTCAATTACGCCGTTGTCGAGGGCAACCCGGGCGAAGAGATAATCGCCCTCAAGGCGGCCAAAATAGAAAACACTCTTAGCCTTGACAAAGACACATATGAGAAAGTAGTAAAAGAATCGATAGACCCCTACCTTTTCATGAGGAACGCCTATTTTCAGCTTCGTGAAAGCTGTCAGAAGAAGTGA
- a CDS encoding cyclic nucleotide-binding domain-containing protein: MTSGVCASHPLLAELTGEEQKVAGLCLKEFSLKAGEPIWCEGQEADYVLFIVEGEVELLKETEFAGSRFVIGLLGAGSAIGEEALVSDGPKRPESALSATDSRFLTLSRVDLEKLSAENPKAALSIVTRLLGLSSLRLSHAYKRLAAIF, encoded by the coding sequence ATGACCTCCGGAGTCTGCGCCTCCCACCCGCTGCTGGCGGAATTGACCGGCGAGGAACAAAAAGTCGCCGGTCTTTGCCTCAAAGAGTTCAGCCTGAAGGCGGGGGAGCCGATCTGGTGCGAGGGGCAGGAAGCGGACTACGTTCTTTTCATCGTCGAAGGCGAGGTGGAACTCCTCAAGGAAACCGAATTCGCGGGGAGCCGCTTCGTCATCGGCCTCCTCGGCGCGGGGTCCGCCATCGGCGAGGAAGCTCTGGTTTCTGATGGCCCGAAGAGGCCGGAATCGGCGCTTTCCGCGACCGACTCCCGGTTTCTGACCCTGAGCCGCGTTGATCTGGAGAAGCTCTCCGCCGAAAATCCCAAAGCCGCTCTCTCCATCGTCACCAGACTCCTCGGCCTCTCCTCACTCCGCTTGTCCCACGCCTACAAGCGCCTGGCGGCCATCTTCTAG